A stretch of the Theileria equi strain WA chromosome 1, complete sequence genome encodes the following:
- a CDS encoding hypothetical protein (encoded by transcript BEWA_034090A), with protein MSDITCDEFSFETKAVRQDGVKGNPYVTYRIPKPSITHDQSDHTDSGFSPVSNSQSQDVKNDDTQYAVGVREPFKAFINQIIPHIEKLFKVRMSLQQLGDEYQLIATGDKAEASVNEVLNRCRKSNVYNFYLCFPVRGKAFHRNFTEFQNSLAKILGPNTEFIKRPHITLAMLNLVTDSDIDAVVRDLQITSLTIKSIPKKPSTSQTDGFLPYSVNLHGLDTVVYKGKFAHRSVLMANATLEKQLLEIAKEFQNTVNKSINNIITHNNPSNKKKRPVVGENIGMLTGAQLAAKGISIASGGNVEVGFTDVNLMDRNGVISHEETEKLLNSYGTNQSGMSNITPDPVPSYEVQDENDQSCTDNIEYDTAVKNKFHVTLLRHQGVSALKDSPFDSDASVVCVELRPRNSETCNFSAYTTTELTKFTGNRFDNIKTDEPGVSQIALSQAPNIPNDHIVDVNTTETDNKSERFVFWI; from the exons CGTCAAGGGGAATCCTTACGTAACGTATAGAATTCCAAAACCGTCAATTACACATGACCAAAGTGATCATACAG ACTCTGGTTTTTCTCCCGTAAGCAACTCACAATCGCaagatgtaaaaaatgaCGATACGCAATACGCAGTCGGTGTTAGAGAACCTTTCAAGGCATTTATAAACCAAATCATTCCACACATTGAAAAGTTATTCAAAGTTCGCATGAGTCTGCAACAATTAGGCGACGAATATCAGCTCATTGCAACCGGAGATAAGGCCGAGGCTTCCGTAAATGAAGTGCTAAACCGCTGCCGCAAAAGCAATGTCTACAACTTTTATCTCTGCTTTCCAGTTAGGGGAAAGGCATTCCATCGTAATTTTACAGAATTCCAGAATTCTCTGGCAAAAATCCTTG GTCCGAACACAGAATTTATAAAACGTCCACACATCACGTTGGCCATGCTTAATCTGGTTACGGATTCTGATATCGACGCAGTTGTGCGTGATTTACAAATAACCTCCCTAACAATAAAGTCCATACCGAAAAAACCGTCAACTTCCCAAACAGATGGATTTTTGCCGTATTCAGTGAACCTTCATGGACTTGATACGGTTGTATACAAGGGGAAATTCGCCCATAGAAGCGTTTTAATGGCAAATGCCACACTCGAAAAGcaacttttggaaattgCCAAAGAGTTTCAGAATACAGTAAACAAATCTATAAACAACATTATAACTCATAATAACCCTAGtaataaaaagaaaagACCTGTGGTAGGTGAAAACATTGGAATGTTGACAGGAGCGCAATTAGCAGCCAAGGGGATATCCATAGCTTCTGGCGGAAATGTAGAAGTAGGGTTTACAGACGTTAACCTCATGGATAGAAACGGTGTTATTAGTCATGAAGAAACAGAAAAGTTGCTGAATTCATACGGAACAAATCAATCTGGAATGAGCAACATAACTCCCGATCCGGTTCCTAGTTATGAAGtacaagatgaaaatgacCAATCCTGTACCGATAATATAGAGTATGACACAGCAGTTAAAAATAAATTTCATGTGACTCTATTGAGACATCAAGGCGTAAGCGCTCTAAAAGACTCACCATTCGATTCGGATGCATCGGTAGTATGTGTTGAACTGCGCCCTAGAAACTCGGAAACATGCAATTTCAGTGCATATACCACAACTGAACTCACAAAGTTTACTGGGAATCGTTTTGATAACATCAAAACGGATGAACCCGGAGTCTCACAAATCGCATTGTCACAAGCTCCAAACATTCCCAACGATCACATTGTGGATGTAAACACTACAGAAACAGATAATAAATCGGAAAGATTTGTCTTTTGGATATAA
- a CDS encoding U3 small nucleolar ribonucleoprotein, putative (encoded by transcript BEWA_034060A), with the protein MLRKTLRERREYLFKKSQEGRRDVSLKKARQLKEALDNDKPIPGELRALSGVVQSSLDLLDAKKREELTHLDDEYAFAGIKDPKVLITTSRNPSSRLSQFAKEMRLIIPNSERLNRGSYILKDLVDFCRAKDVSDIVLLYEHRGKPDAMVVSHLPHGPTSYFQLSDVILRHDLPESPPTMSEAYPHLIFHNFTSQLGNRFKDILRYLFPPQNTNETRVLSFINKADRIFFRHHVWNETKIGADDKNVTLTEIGPRFTLKPFKIELGTVDMRDLEVEWTLRPYFNTHEPALSAA; encoded by the exons ATGTTGCGAAAAACTTTGAGGGAACGCCGGGAGTATCTATTCAAAAAATCGCAAGAAGGCAGAAGAGATGTTTCCCTGAAAAAAGCTAGGCAGCTAAAGGAGGCCTTGGATAACGATAAACCCATACCTGGCGAACTCAGGGCTCTGAGCGGCGTCGTACAGTCGTCTCTGGACCTGTTAGACGCAAAAAAGAGGGAGGAACTTACGCATCTTGATGATGAATACGCATTTGCTG GAATCAAGGATCCGAAGGTCCTGATAACAACATCCAGAAATCCTTCCAGCAGGCTATCGCAATTTGCAAAGGAAATGCGCCTCATTATACCAAACTCTGAACGTCTTAATCGTGGTTCATATATTCTCAAGGACCTGGTTGACTTTTGTAGAGCCAAAGACGTTTCAGATATCGTACTACTATATGAACATAGAG GAAAACCCGATGCAATGGTCGTATCTCACCTTCCTCATGGACCTACGTCATATTTCCAGCTTTCCGATGTAATATTAAGGCATGATCTTCCAGAAAGCCCGCCCACCATGTCTGAG GCATACCCTCATTTGATTTTTCACAACTTCACCTCTCAGCTGGGAAATCGATTCAAAGATATACTGCGATATTTGTTCCCTCCccaaaatacaaatgaaACTAGAGTGCTGTCATTTATTAACAAAGCTGATCGCATTTTTTTTAGACACCATGTCTGGaatgaaacaaaaattg GTGCCGAcgataaaaatgtaacTTTGACCGAGATTGGACCAAGATTTACCCTAAAGCCCTTCAAAATCGAGTTGGGTACGGTTGATATGCGTGATTTAGAGGTGGAATGGACCTTGAGACCATATTTCAATACACATGAGCCCGCACTTTCAGCAGCTTAA
- a CDS encoding ribonuclease H1 large subunit, putative (encoded by transcript BEWA_034080A), with translation MEDYQNLKCFRLYKSSLPSKETPVALGIDEAGRGPVLGAMVFGGFFCPIGAESEAILKGDIKVDDSKKLNELAREYKFRQLHDETLPFGLIADVVTPQYISYKMLQRTKYNLNEMSHDTEISIIRHVISAGYNLKEIYVDTVGVESKYEAKLKNLFPNIHIKVAKKADSLFPVVSAASIVAKVVRDNIIKCWSNSYGTSNIGSGYPGDAYTIRFLSENLHKIFGFPDIVRFSWRTASDMLNDQKRSAIFNWYDDLEEENDELSKKTVKKNLGNLPKSLALTITNKIKL, from the exons ATGGAAGACTACCAGAATTTAAAGTGTTTTAGGCTCTACAAGTCAAGCCTACCTTCAAAGGAAACGCCTGTAGCTCTTG GAATCGACGAAGCTGGAAGAGGTCCCGTTCTCGGTGCTATGGTTTTTGGGGGCTTCTTTTGTCCAATAGGAGCGGAATCTGAGGCTATATTGAAAGGAGATATAAAAGTAGATG ATTCCAAGAAATTGAACGAGCTCGCCAGGGAATACAAGTTTCGCCAACTTCATGATGAAACTCTTCCATTTGGACTAATCGCAGATGTTGTAACTCCTCAATATATCAGCTACAAGATGCTACAAAG AACGAAATACAATTTAAACGAAATGTCTCATGACACAGAGATATCAATCATACGCCACGTTATCTCAGCAGGCTATAACCTGAAGGAA ATTTATGTTGATACGGTCGGTGTAGAATCCAAATACGAGGCAAAGTTGAAGAACCTGTTTCCGAATATACATATTAAG GTTGCTAAAAAGGCAGATTCTCTATTTCCGGTAGTAAGTGCCGCATCAATCGTAGCAAAAGTTGTAAGAGACAATATCATAAAGTGCTGGAGCAACAGTTATGGCACTTCTAATATCGGATCAGGATATCCTGGAG ATGCATATACTATACGATTTTTGAGCGAGAATTTacacaaaatatttggTTTTCCAGACATTGTTAGATTTAGCTGGAGAACGGCCTCTGATATGCTAAACGATCAAAAACGGAGTGCAATTTTCAATTGGTATGATGATCTCGAGGAAGAAAACGACGAGTTGTCAAAAAAAACAGTAAAAAAAAATCTAGGAAACCTTCCAAAATCACTGGCTCTTACAATTACAAACAAAATTAAATTATAA
- a CDS encoding hypothetical protein (encoded by transcript BEWA_034070A), with product MTENSRPKTFKIVSKLGDQLKDTCVTLENDTEDVDVDTLLDDIEDYLQGSVASQNSGQLAVLPPVIKFNKNWTLSVTDLSCQLWCEKQVEYTLITGRKRVTEEMESGTKRHEELELQDHEIMEVQIETHEDNLGIRLLNSVILLEQLLETGKCRELWLFGTFGNYTFCGIIDQLTIVEDKATKEKSVVISDTKTRRCKKEPSISQMQGSSLQVQLYCTMLEETKNGKIEFNKLHETFKCDRFTEFSAPELKPEGCLDALEKKYLKAFKRLPRISKTMEISYEHEGSVFSTSNVDLKKETLLFTVNYLCDFWDGLRDAEPVKKSEMWKCKMCEFKDECTVSPLKLDTED from the exons ATGACAGAAAATTCGCGACCCAAAACGTTTAAAATCGTTTCTAAGTTAGGGGACCAGCTAAAGGACACATGTGTAACACTCGAAAATGACACAGAGGACGTCGATGTCGATACGTTGCTGGATGACATTGAAGACTATCTTCAGGGTTCCGTAGCATCGCAAAATTCCGGTCAACTTGCCGTGCTACCACCCGTGATCAAGTTTAACAAAAATTGGACGCTGTCTGTAACTGATCTATCATGCCAACTTTGGTGCGAAAAGCAGGTCGAATATACCCTAATAACCGGTAGGAAGAGGGTAACGGAGGAAATGGAATCGGGAACCAAGCGACACGAAGAACTAGAACTGCAAGACCACGAAATCATGGAGGTCCAGATAGAGACACACGAAGACAACCTGGGAATAAGGCTGTTGAATAGCGTCATACTCCTTGAGCAACTCTTGGAAACTGGAAAGTGCAGAGAATTGTGGCTATTCGGCACCTTTGGAAACTACACATTCTGTGGTATCATTGACCAGTTGACCATCGTAGAAGACAAAGCTACAAAAGAAAAGAGCGTTGTAATATCGGATACAAAAACAAGAAGGTGCAAAAAGGAACCTTCAATATCACAAATGCAGGGATCATCCTTGCAAGTACAG TTATACTGCACCATGTTAGAAGAAACCAAAAACGGGAAGATAGAATTCAATAAGCTTCATGAAACCTTCAAATGCGATAGATTCACAGAATTCTCGGCGCCAGAACTAAAGCCGGAGGGCTGTCTAGATGCCCTCGAAAAAAAGTATCTAAAAGCCTTCAAAAGGCTGCCAAGGATCTCAAAAACCATGGAGATATCCTATGAACACGAAGGATCCGTGTTCTCTACGTCAAATGTCGACTTGAAGAAGGAAACACTCCTATTCACGGTAAACTACCTTTGCGACTTTTGGGACGGTTTACGTGACGCTGAGCCTGTCAAG AAGAGCGAAATGTGGAAGTGCAAAATGTGCGAATTTAAGGATGAGTGTACCGTATCGCCGCTCAAGCTCGATACTGAGGATTAG
- a CDS encoding ema family member protein (encoded by transcript BEWA_034050A), whose amino-acid sequence MKGLEAVTIDLDEPYEEFISSVFGYGKSYSWPFTKKRVGKIVFGEAVILSGKYEVIIELTIFTRGEIKVAKIVYIYKPDDRIKEIFYERRSDDWVRVDIPIAAKVINKIEPFFSVDYKTIYDGFSAYGVFSVVIATFALVLFH is encoded by the coding sequence ATGAAAGGCCTCGAAGCCGTCACTATCGATCTCGACGAGCCCTATGAGGAATTCATATCTTCTGTTTTCGGATACGGCAAGAGTTATTCTTGGCCTTTTACGAAAAAACGTGTTGGAAAAATCGTATTTGGTGAGGCTGTCATTTTGTCTGGTAAGTACGAAGTTATCATTGAGCTTACAATATTTACGCGCGGTGAAATAAAGGTCGCCAAAATCGTTTATATTTACAAGCCTGATGATCGTATTAAGGAAATTTTCTATGAGAGGCGATCCGATGATTGGGTCAGGGTTGATATTCCCATTGCTGCCAAGGTCATAAACAAGATCGAACCGTTCTTTTCCGTTGATTACAAGACTATATACGATGGATTCTCCGCCTATGGCGTCTTTTCGGTTGTTATTGCTACATTTGCTCTTGTTTTGTTCCACTAG